One region of Chryseobacterium muglaense genomic DNA includes:
- a CDS encoding CsgG/HfaB family protein: MKFYIYIRIFFCLTLVCVSIGCSSLLGLPSTPEKSTLGENTAYTKELKNLIPPKERIVIGVYKFRDQTGQYKPSENGNNWSTAVPQGTTTILIKALEDSKWFIPIERENIANLLNERQIIRSTRQEYLKDADKNSQALPPLLYAGILLEGGVISYDSNVLTGGLGARYFGIGASTQYRQDRITIYLRAVSTLNGEILKTVYTSKTILSTSVNGSFFRYIDTERLLEAEVGLTQNEPVQLAVTEAIEKAVKGLIVEGIRDNIWGKAVDENIGVYKPLIKSYENEQNDNLNRVVGNKYPSNYRQRFALYTNLETQKVKDDYVNPKFNLGGKFGFKYFFNPYLNLDVSASVFTIENKNIFSRTYFTPEVNLETVILPQYKLSPFVYGGVGAMYSGMKPQYKGQFGVGLEYMVGKNLGIRVSSQYDLGFKDDWDGLINGKRKDQAMRFSIGINFYIGKK, translated from the coding sequence ATGAAATTTTACATTTACATCAGAATTTTTTTCTGTCTTACACTTGTATGTGTTTCTATAGGATGTAGTTCTTTACTTGGGCTTCCTTCTACACCAGAAAAATCAACACTTGGCGAGAATACAGCGTACACAAAAGAGCTGAAGAATCTTATCCCGCCAAAAGAACGTATTGTAATAGGGGTCTATAAATTTAGAGACCAAACCGGTCAATACAAACCATCCGAAAATGGTAATAATTGGAGTACTGCTGTACCTCAAGGTACTACAACAATTCTTATTAAAGCATTAGAAGACAGCAAATGGTTTATCCCTATAGAAAGAGAAAATATTGCCAATTTACTTAACGAGAGACAGATTATTCGCTCTACCCGTCAAGAATATCTTAAAGACGCAGATAAAAATAGCCAAGCATTACCCCCGCTTCTCTATGCAGGAATCTTGCTAGAGGGTGGGGTTATTTCTTATGATAGCAATGTCTTAACAGGTGGTTTGGGGGCCAGATATTTCGGTATCGGAGCCTCTACACAGTACAGACAAGATAGAATAACGATTTATCTTCGCGCGGTTTCTACTTTAAATGGCGAGATACTCAAAACCGTTTATACTTCAAAAACAATTCTTTCTACAAGTGTCAATGGAAGTTTTTTCAGATACATTGATACTGAAAGACTTTTAGAAGCAGAAGTTGGGCTAACTCAAAACGAACCCGTGCAGCTTGCTGTAACAGAAGCTATTGAAAAAGCGGTTAAAGGATTGATTGTTGAAGGAATAAGAGACAATATTTGGGGTAAGGCTGTTGATGAAAATATAGGAGTTTACAAACCTCTTATCAAAAGCTATGAAAACGAGCAAAATGATAATCTGAATAGAGTAGTAGGTAATAAATATCCAAGCAATTACAGACAACGATTTGCTTTGTATACCAACCTTGAGACGCAAAAAGTAAAAGACGACTATGTAAACCCTAAGTTTAATTTGGGAGGGAAATTCGGATTCAAATATTTTTTTAATCCTTATTTAAATCTGGATGTTAGTGCAAGTGTTTTCACTATAGAAAATAAAAATATTTTTTCCCGTACCTATTTCACTCCGGAAGTGAATCTAGAAACTGTCATCTTACCTCAGTACAAACTGAGTCCATTTGTTTATGGCGGAGTTGGCGCGATGTATTCTGGAATGAAACCACAGTACAAGGGGCAGTTTGGTGTAGGATTAGAATATATGGTCGGGAAAAATTTAGGAATAAGAGTTTCTTCACAATATGATTTGGGCTTTAAAGATGATTGGGATGGTTTGATCAACGGAAAAAGAAAAGATCAGGCAATGAGATTTTCGATTGGAATAAACTTTTATATTGGAAAAAAATAA
- a CDS encoding curli production assembly/transport component CsgF, with translation MKPLYVFLILFCGFFLGKSQQLVYKPINPAFGGDTFNYQWLLSSANAQNQFDEKDSLSDLLNGMNSMDSFSESLNRQILSQLSQKLFENQFGDGSLKPGNYLLGSLYIQITTTAQGLLINILDTGTGDQSEIVIPK, from the coding sequence ATGAAACCACTTTATGTTTTTCTTATACTGTTTTGCGGTTTTTTCCTTGGAAAATCTCAGCAACTTGTTTATAAACCTATCAATCCCGCATTTGGGGGCGATACTTTCAATTACCAATGGCTACTAAGTTCTGCAAATGCTCAAAATCAATTTGATGAGAAAGATAGCTTGAGTGATTTGCTCAACGGCATGAATTCGATGGATAGTTTTAGTGAAAGCCTAAATAGGCAGATTCTTAGTCAATTGTCACAGAAACTTTTCGAAAATCAATTTGGTGATGGGAGTCTTAAACCCGGAAACTATCTTTTGGGTTCGTTGTATATACAGATTACAACTACCGCGCAAGGATTGCTAATTAATATTTTGGATACTGGTACAGGAGACCAATCTGAAATTGTGATTCCCAAATAA
- a CDS encoding CsgE family curli-type amyloid fiber assembly protein, with product MISKNILLFTFLTIFLSLGCYAQEERKVSARLERETIEQQFIIKAFAANTTPVYKELNYLLVSIKKGNGGNLSNNRQSGKFTINPNEVKKLSELSVNLETKDALKVFLYIRDEESQKLIAKDSLEINQEAFSKKASKIEEEVFSELSGLTIDETKTKVGKDFYDLFYMQYNQVPKKDNATITISEVPTRGVNGQINIEIEDKVIYSFMTNPSEDYLKEQMLMSFRLIKEFIAKKNLIKNEFIY from the coding sequence ATGATAAGTAAAAATATTTTATTATTTACTTTTCTTACCATCTTTCTGTCCCTTGGTTGTTATGCACAGGAAGAAAGAAAAGTATCTGCCAGATTAGAGCGTGAGACTATAGAACAGCAGTTTATTATCAAAGCATTTGCTGCCAATACTACTCCTGTCTATAAAGAGCTCAATTATCTCTTAGTATCAATCAAAAAAGGAAATGGAGGCAATCTTTCAAACAACCGGCAAAGCGGAAAGTTTACAATAAATCCTAATGAAGTAAAAAAACTATCAGAACTCAGTGTTAATCTAGAGACGAAAGATGCTTTGAAAGTATTTTTATACATAAGAGACGAAGAGTCTCAAAAGTTGATCGCTAAAGATAGTTTAGAAATAAATCAAGAAGCTTTTAGTAAAAAAGCAAGCAAAATTGAAGAGGAAGTCTTCTCGGAACTCAGCGGATTAACGATAGATGAAACAAAAACCAAAGTAGGAAAAGACTTTTATGATTTGTTTTATATGCAGTACAACCAGGTTCCCAAAAAAGACAATGCTACGATTACTATATCAGAAGTTCCCACACGCGGAGTAAACGGGCAAATTAATATCGAAATTGAAGATAAGGTAATCTATAGTTTTATGACCAACCCTAGTGAAGATTATTTAAAAGAACAGATGCTGATGAGTTTTCGTTTGATTAAAGAATTTATTGCTAAGAAAAATCTTATTAAGAATGAATTCATATACTAA